A single window of Neisseria sp. KEM232 DNA harbors:
- the rimP gene encoding ribosome maturation factor RimP produces MDIQNLLDKTLPGLGYEPVDFEMTPQGTLRVFIDKEGGITVEDCVTVSNHLSRLFIVEDVDYKNLEISSPGLDRPLKKAADFVRFAGQEAKIKTRLPIEGQKNFIGRIESCDGETVTLSSDGKTAAIALDNIDKARLKPEFKF; encoded by the coding sequence ATGGACATTCAAAACCTGTTGGACAAAACCCTGCCCGGGCTGGGCTACGAACCGGTCGATTTCGAAATGACGCCGCAGGGCACGCTGCGCGTCTTCATCGACAAAGAAGGCGGCATCACCGTGGAAGACTGCGTCACCGTCAGCAACCACCTCAGCCGCCTGTTTATCGTCGAAGACGTGGACTACAAAAACCTCGAAATTTCCAGCCCCGGCCTCGACCGTCCGCTGAAAAAAGCCGCCGACTTCGTACGCTTTGCCGGACAGGAAGCCAAAATCAAAACCCGCCTGCCCATCGAAGGACAAAAAAACTTCATCGGCCGCATCGAAAGCTGCGACGGCGAAACCGTCACCTTGTCGTCCGACGGCAAAACCGCCGCCATCGCGCTCGACAACATCGACAAAGCCCGTCTGAAACCCGAATTCAAATTTTAA
- the serC gene encoding 3-phosphoserine/phosphohydroxythreonine transaminase yields the protein MSTVYNFSAGPAVLPEAVLRTAQHEMLDYNGTGVSVMAMSHRSPEFQSILHHAEQDLRQLLGVPSNYAVLFLQGGASAQFSQVAMNLAHGFASIDSVVTGNWSRIAHEQMGKLTAAQIRLAAQGGERDGLKTLPSVGDWDICTESAFVHFAANETVDGLQYGEMPRLSDGLPPLVCDMSSEILSRRINVADFGLIYAGAQKNLGPAGVTIVIVREDLLARCPDSIPAVWNYKAHADRQGMYNTPATYPIYIAGLVLRWLQTQGGVGAIEEANRVKAELLYRAVDGSGGFYRNHVAPEARSKMNVVFTTGDAGLDDRFVREAALCGLRQLKGYKTVGGMRASIYNAMPLAGVAALAEFMAEFVRKNG from the coding sequence ATGAGCACCGTTTACAATTTTTCCGCCGGCCCTGCCGTGCTGCCCGAAGCCGTGCTGCGTACCGCGCAACACGAGATGCTCGACTACAACGGCACGGGCGTTTCCGTGATGGCGATGAGCCACCGTTCGCCCGAATTTCAAAGCATCCTTCATCATGCCGAACAGGATTTGCGCCAGCTGCTCGGCGTGCCGTCGAACTATGCCGTTTTGTTTCTGCAAGGCGGCGCGAGCGCGCAGTTCAGCCAGGTGGCGATGAATCTGGCACACGGTTTTGCCAGCATCGATTCGGTGGTGACGGGCAACTGGTCGCGGATTGCGCACGAGCAGATGGGCAAACTCACTGCGGCGCAAATCCGCCTTGCCGCGCAGGGCGGGGAGCGCGACGGCCTGAAAACGCTGCCGTCCGTTGGCGATTGGGACATTTGTACCGAGTCGGCTTTCGTCCATTTTGCCGCCAACGAAACGGTAGACGGCCTGCAATACGGCGAAATGCCGCGTCTTTCAGACGGCCTGCCGCCCCTGGTGTGCGATATGTCGAGCGAAATCCTGTCGCGGCGCATCAATGTGGCCGATTTCGGCCTGATTTACGCGGGAGCGCAGAAAAACCTGGGGCCGGCGGGCGTGACCATCGTCATTGTCCGCGAGGATTTGCTGGCACGCTGTCCCGACAGCATTCCCGCCGTGTGGAATTACAAGGCGCACGCGGACAGGCAGGGGATGTACAACACGCCCGCCACTTATCCCATCTATATCGCAGGGCTGGTGCTGCGCTGGCTGCAAACGCAGGGCGGTGTCGGCGCAATCGAGGAGGCCAACCGCGTCAAGGCCGAACTGCTTTACCGCGCCGTCGACGGCAGCGGCGGTTTCTACCGCAACCATGTCGCTCCCGAAGCACGCTCGAAAATGAATGTGGTTTTTACCACCGGCGATGCCGGTTTGGACGATCGCTTCGTGCGCGAAGCCGCGCTGTGCGGCCTGCGCCAGCTCAAAGGCTATAAAACGGTTGGCGGTATGCGCGCCAGTATTTACAACGCCATGCCCTTGGCGGGCGTGGCGGCGCTGGCGGAGTTTATGGCGGAGTTTGTGCGGAAAAACGGTTGA
- a CDS encoding sodium:proton antiporter: MPTKILLPALLFVPAAALAATPDGTQLGLAWGIPFALILLSIATGPLFFAHTWHHHFGKITALLTLLFLVPFTFVYGIGAGVGTVVHALVEEYIPFILLLLALYTVSGGILVWGNLHGSPKTNTAILAIGTLLASVMGTTGAAMLMIRPLLKANDERKHRVHSIIFFIFLVANIGGGLTPLGDPPLFLGFLKGVDFMWTVKHMLPPVLISSAVLLTLYYFLDRHYYAREDEIVPCNHGFDDKLKIHGKRNFFLLAGIVGAVLLSGIWKPGVSLDILGSHYELQNLVRDGLLLAFTVISLAITPKQVRAGNEFNWEPIAEVGKLFLGIFITIAPVLAILKAGGQGALAGVVSLVHDSAGNPVNTMYFWMSGLLSAFLDNAPTYLVFFNLAGGDPHTLMNGHLFHTLLAVSMGSVFMGALSYIGNAPNFMVKSIAEQRKVPMPAFFGYMAWSFGILVPLFILHTLIFFVWQIF, encoded by the coding sequence ATGCCGACCAAAATCCTGCTTCCCGCCCTCCTCTTCGTCCCCGCCGCCGCCCTTGCCGCCACACCCGACGGCACGCAACTGGGTCTCGCCTGGGGCATCCCCTTCGCCCTTATCCTCCTCTCCATCGCCACCGGCCCGCTCTTCTTTGCCCACACCTGGCACCATCATTTCGGCAAAATCACTGCCCTGCTGACGCTGCTTTTCCTCGTCCCCTTCACCTTTGTTTACGGCATCGGCGCGGGCGTCGGCACCGTCGTCCACGCCCTGGTCGAAGAATACATCCCCTTCATCCTCCTGCTGCTCGCCCTCTACACCGTCTCCGGCGGCATTCTCGTTTGGGGCAACCTGCACGGCTCGCCGAAAACCAACACCGCCATCCTCGCTATCGGCACGCTGCTGGCTTCCGTGATGGGCACAACGGGCGCGGCCATGCTGATGATACGTCCGCTGCTCAAAGCCAACGACGAGCGCAAACACCGCGTCCACAGCATCATCTTCTTCATCTTCCTTGTTGCCAACATCGGCGGCGGCCTCACCCCGCTAGGCGATCCGCCCCTCTTCCTCGGCTTCTTGAAAGGCGTCGACTTTATGTGGACGGTCAAACACATGCTGCCGCCCGTCCTCATCAGCAGCGCGGTTCTGCTCACCCTCTATTACTTCCTCGACCGCCACTACTACGCCCGCGAAGACGAAATCGTCCCCTGCAACCACGGCTTCGACGACAAACTGAAAATCCACGGCAAACGCAACTTCTTCCTGCTTGCCGGCATCGTCGGCGCGGTATTGCTCTCCGGCATCTGGAAACCCGGCGTTTCCCTCGACATCCTCGGCAGCCACTATGAGCTGCAAAACCTCGTCCGCGACGGCCTGCTGCTCGCCTTCACCGTCATCTCCCTCGCCATCACCCCCAAACAGGTGCGCGCCGGTAACGAATTCAACTGGGAGCCCATCGCCGAAGTCGGCAAACTCTTCCTCGGCATCTTCATCACCATCGCCCCCGTCCTCGCCATCCTCAAAGCGGGCGGACAAGGCGCGCTTGCGGGCGTCGTTTCCCTCGTTCACGACAGTGCGGGCAACCCCGTCAACACCATGTATTTCTGGATGTCCGGCCTCTTGTCCGCCTTCCTCGACAACGCCCCCACCTACCTCGTCTTCTTCAACCTGGCAGGCGGCGACCCGCACACCCTGATGAACGGACACCTCTTCCACACCCTGCTCGCCGTTTCCATGGGCTCGGTCTTCATGGGCGCGCTCAGTTACATCGGCAACGCCCCCAACTTCATGGTCAAATCCATCGCCGAACAGCGCAAAGTCCCCATGCCCGCGTTCTTCGGCTACATGGCCTGGTCGTTCGGCATCCTCGTCCCCCTCTTTATCCTGCACACCCTTATCTTCTTCGTGTGGCAGATTTTTTAG
- a CDS encoding folate-binding protein YgfZ, with product MQTSLLPFFGVIRVTGDDRAAFLHGQLSNHIEDLAEGQACYATYNTPKGRVIANMIVANRGGDILLVLAKDLAEAVAKRLRMFVLRAKAAFEILETHGAACRLADGLAPQPATEPHLAFAFTVSDGLIEIPLPHGGVFLIGETAALPAYDAAAENAWKLHEIRSGYPWISAATKESCVAQMLNQHTIGGVHFRKGCYPGQEIIARAQYRGQVKRGLAVLASPAPQAEGAAVLQDAAEAGIVINSAADAEGSLSLAVIKHSAAAAPLADAAGNPFAQQAIFFASETAE from the coding sequence ATGCAAACCTCGCTTCTGCCCTTTTTCGGCGTTATCCGCGTCACAGGCGACGACCGCGCCGCCTTCCTCCACGGCCAGCTCTCCAACCACATCGAAGACCTCGCCGAAGGCCAAGCCTGCTACGCCACCTACAACACGCCCAAAGGCCGCGTCATCGCCAATATGATTGTTGCCAACCGCGGTGGCGACATCCTGCTGGTGCTGGCAAAAGACCTTGCCGAAGCCGTCGCCAAACGCCTGCGTATGTTTGTGCTGCGTGCAAAAGCCGCGTTTGAAATTCTGGAAACCCACGGCGCGGCCTGCCGCCTCGCCGACGGCCTCGCGCCGCAGCCCGCCACCGAGCCGCATCTGGCCTTCGCTTTCACCGTTTCAGACGGCCTTATCGAGATTCCCCTGCCGCACGGCGGCGTGTTCCTCATCGGAGAAACCGCCGCTCTGCCCGCCTATGACGCAGCCGCCGAAAACGCCTGGAAGCTGCACGAAATCCGCAGCGGCTATCCGTGGATCAGCGCCGCCACCAAAGAAAGCTGCGTCGCGCAGATGCTCAACCAGCACACCATCGGCGGCGTGCATTTCCGCAAAGGCTGCTACCCCGGCCAGGAAATCATCGCCCGCGCCCAATACCGCGGCCAGGTCAAACGCGGCCTCGCCGTACTCGCCTCGCCCGCGCCGCAGGCCGAAGGCGCGGCCGTGTTGCAGGACGCGGCGGAAGCGGGCATCGTCATCAACAGCGCTGCCGATGCCGAGGGCAGTCTCAGCCTCGCCGTTATCAAACACAGCGCGGCCGCCGCCCCGCTGGCCGATGCCGCAGGCAACCCCTTCGCGCAGCAGGCAATCTTCTTCGCCAGCGAAACGGCGGAATAA
- the radC gene encoding DNA repair protein RadC produces the protein MSIKDWPEGERPREKLSVLGAGALSDAELLAVLLRTGIKGMSAVDLARYLLKEFGSLGRLMSAPERELVRHKGMGQASFTQFAVVREIGRRVLAEELREGDLIADPQAAADFLRLQLGHERVEVSLALLLNSRNRLIDCVELARGTLAENAVYVREVVKLALERHAAAVILAHNHPGGSPEPSAADIAFTGRLKQALELVDVRLLDHFVITAKQAVSFAARGLV, from the coding sequence ATGAGCATCAAAGACTGGCCGGAAGGCGAGCGGCCGCGCGAGAAGCTGTCCGTCCTCGGCGCGGGTGCGCTGAGCGACGCGGAGCTGCTGGCCGTGCTGCTGCGCACCGGCATCAAAGGCATGAGCGCGGTGGATTTGGCGCGTTACCTGTTAAAAGAGTTCGGCAGCCTCGGCCGCCTGATGAGCGCGCCCGAGCGCGAGCTGGTGCGGCACAAGGGCATGGGGCAGGCCAGCTTCACCCAGTTTGCCGTCGTGCGCGAAATCGGCCGCCGCGTGCTGGCCGAAGAGCTGCGCGAAGGCGACCTGATCGCCGACCCGCAGGCCGCCGCCGATTTCCTGCGCCTGCAACTGGGACACGAGCGCGTCGAAGTCAGCCTCGCCCTGCTGCTCAACAGCCGCAACCGCCTGATCGACTGCGTGGAACTCGCGCGCGGCACGCTGGCGGAAAACGCGGTATACGTGCGCGAAGTGGTCAAACTCGCCCTCGAGCGCCACGCCGCCGCCGTCATCCTCGCCCACAACCACCCCGGCGGCTCGCCCGAACCCTCCGCCGCCGACATCGCCTTCACAGGCCGTCTGAAACAGGCTTTGGAACTGGTGGACGTGCGCCTGCTCGACCATTTCGTCATCACCGCAAAACAGGCCGTGTCCTTTGCCGCGCGCGGGCTGGTATAG
- a CDS encoding YchJ family protein encodes MENQACPCCSALPYRDCCLPPHLGRPAADAPALMRSRYAAYVLQLTDYIVATTVPAQQRLLDAAAIAAWSRESQWLGLEVFDFQTLPGGRHALVDFAARFVDADGKEQTHRELSAFVRSGGRWYFIDPTVSLPAPQTPCFCGSGRKFKSCCGRFFR; translated from the coding sequence ATGGAAAACCAAGCCTGCCCCTGCTGCTCCGCCCTGCCCTACCGCGACTGCTGCCTGCCGCCGCACCTCGGCCGGCCCGCCGCCGACGCCCCCGCACTGATGCGCTCGCGCTACGCCGCCTATGTTTTGCAGCTGACCGATTACATCGTCGCCACCACCGTGCCCGCGCAGCAGCGGCTGCTCGATGCCGCCGCCATCGCCGCATGGAGCCGCGAATCGCAGTGGCTCGGCCTCGAAGTTTTCGATTTCCAAACCCTGCCGGGCGGACGGCACGCACTGGTGGACTTCGCCGCCCGTTTCGTCGATGCCGATGGAAAAGAGCAGACGCACCGCGAGCTGTCCGCCTTCGTACGCAGCGGCGGCCGCTGGTATTTCATCGATCCCACCGTTTCCCTGCCCGCGCCGCAAACGCCGTGTTTCTGCGGCTCGGGCAGGAAATTCAAAAGCTGCTGCGGACGGTTTTTCCGCTGA
- the gshB gene encoding glutathione synthase — protein sequence MKILFIADPMAGFKTYKDTTYSMMREAARRGHALFHTLAGELSVQGGRVLAQAAPFEFLGAKNNSDYAWFRAESPVQTALNEFDAVIMRTDPPFDMQYLYATQLLTLAEGQGAKVFNSGQAMRDFNEKLAVLNFPQFAPTTIVTTRAADVRAFLAEHGDIIVKPLDGMGGMGIFRLTKQDPNIGSILETLMRLETRTIMAQRYLPDIVKGDKRVLVIGGEVVPYALARIPQQGETRGNLAAGGRGVAQDLSARDREIAETLAPELKRRGILLAGLDIIGENLTEVNVTSPTGFQEITQQKGYDVPARFVDAVEEAV from the coding sequence ATGAAAATCCTGTTTATTGCCGACCCGATGGCGGGTTTCAAAACCTATAAGGACACCACTTACTCGATGATGCGCGAAGCGGCGCGGCGCGGCCATGCGCTGTTTCACACGCTTGCGGGCGAACTTTCCGTGCAGGGCGGCCGCGTGCTGGCACAGGCCGCGCCCTTTGAATTTCTCGGCGCGAAAAACAACAGCGACTATGCCTGGTTCCGCGCCGAAAGTCCCGTTCAGACGGCCTTAAACGAATTTGATGCCGTGATTATGCGCACCGACCCGCCCTTCGATATGCAGTATCTCTACGCCACCCAGCTTCTGACGCTGGCCGAAGGGCAGGGCGCGAAAGTGTTCAATAGCGGCCAGGCGATGCGCGATTTCAACGAAAAACTGGCGGTTTTGAACTTCCCGCAGTTCGCTCCCACCACCATCGTCACCACCCGTGCCGCCGACGTGCGCGCCTTTCTCGCCGAACATGGCGACATCATCGTCAAACCGCTCGACGGCATGGGCGGTATGGGCATTTTCCGCCTCACCAAACAAGATCCCAACATCGGCAGCATTCTGGAAACCCTGATGCGGCTCGAAACGCGCACCATCATGGCGCAGCGTTACCTGCCCGATATCGTCAAGGGCGACAAACGCGTGCTGGTAATCGGCGGCGAAGTCGTCCCCTACGCGCTGGCGCGCATCCCGCAGCAGGGCGAAACGCGCGGCAATCTGGCGGCGGGCGGGCGCGGCGTGGCGCAGGACTTGTCGGCACGCGACCGCGAAATCGCCGAAACCCTCGCCCCCGAACTCAAACGGCGCGGCATCCTCCTGGCCGGTTTGGACATCATCGGCGAAAACCTCACCGAAGTGAACGTCACCAGTCCGACGGGCTTTCAGGAAATCACGCAGCAAAAAGGCTACGATGTGCCCGCCCGCTTTGTCGATGCGGTGGAAGAGGCCGTCTGA
- a CDS encoding SMI1/KNR4 family protein, with translation MELIELIRHFFAENDMGETAGTPNTPQDIAEIEQTLNLRLNSLYQEIISEFGSCYLGLEFYDRRNPDGGLITQTQWFRQAAQDAGLTGYEHFIAIADNGSGDKILLGADSNELFLFAHDSGEILPLAQEYGGAGTLDDLIREYIGEEEEDWDDEEDE, from the coding sequence ATGGAGCTGATCGAACTTATCCGCCACTTTTTCGCCGAAAACGATATGGGCGAAACCGCAGGCACGCCGAATACGCCGCAGGACATCGCCGAAATCGAACAGACGCTGAACCTGCGTCTCAACTCTCTGTATCAAGAAATTATTTCCGAATTCGGTTCGTGCTATCTCGGTTTGGAATTTTACGACCGCCGCAATCCGGACGGCGGCCTCATCACCCAAACCCAATGGTTCCGCCAAGCCGCGCAAGATGCGGGTTTGACCGGTTATGAGCACTTCATCGCCATCGCCGACAACGGCAGTGGCGACAAAATCCTGCTGGGTGCGGACAGCAACGAATTGTTCCTCTTTGCCCACGACAGCGGCGAAATCCTGCCCCTCGCGCAAGAATACGGCGGAGCGGGCACGTTGGACGACCTGATTAGAGAATATATCGGGGAAGAGGAAGAAGATTGGGACGACGAAGAGGACGAATAG
- a CDS encoding diacylglycerol kinase — protein sequence MEKNNHDSYAAQIKGKTGLRRIINAWGYSLDGFKAACEEQGFRQLLWLNVPLVVLAFVLRFGPTTQMVLLAASFLCLIVELFNTGVEAAVDHTSLEKHPLAKRAKDVCSAAQFLALLLLALLWFIALWREYGFNVF from the coding sequence ATGGAAAAAAACAACCACGACAGCTACGCCGCACAAATCAAAGGCAAAACCGGCCTGCGCCGCATCATTAACGCCTGGGGCTATTCGCTCGACGGTTTCAAAGCCGCCTGCGAAGAGCAGGGCTTCCGCCAGCTTTTGTGGCTCAATGTGCCGCTGGTGGTGCTGGCCTTCGTACTGCGCTTCGGGCCGACGACGCAGATGGTGCTGCTGGCGGCTTCTTTTTTGTGCCTGATTGTCGAATTGTTCAATACGGGTGTGGAAGCGGCGGTAGACCATACTTCGCTGGAAAAACACCCGCTGGCCAAGCGGGCGAAAGACGTCTGCTCGGCGGCGCAGTTTCTCGCACTGCTGCTTTTGGCGCTGCTGTGGTTTATTGCGTTGTGGCGCGAATACGGTTTCAATGTTTTTTGA
- a CDS encoding copper chaperone PCu(A)C, producing the protein MKKLLIAAAATLFCQAAFAEGVVIQNSWARETVGGMKNGGVFMDMENDTPKEIALIGGSSPVAKSVEIHEHIHAMLTDPKTGQKAMGMRMQEVKGGIKIAKGEIASLKPGGYHVMLMGLKKPLKPGDKFPLTLKFKGAKEQTVQVEVRANAGSPGAHGDHDHGHAH; encoded by the coding sequence ATGAAAAAATTACTTATAGCCGCAGCGGCAACTCTGTTCTGCCAGGCCGCCTTTGCAGAAGGCGTGGTTATCCAAAACTCTTGGGCGCGCGAAACCGTGGGCGGCATGAAAAACGGCGGCGTTTTCATGGATATGGAAAACGACACGCCCAAAGAAATCGCTCTGATCGGCGGCAGCAGCCCCGTGGCGAAAAGCGTGGAAATCCATGAGCACATCCACGCGATGCTCACCGACCCGAAAACCGGTCAGAAAGCCATGGGTATGCGTATGCAGGAAGTGAAGGGCGGCATCAAAATCGCCAAAGGCGAAATCGCTTCGCTCAAACCGGGCGGCTACCACGTTATGCTGATGGGTTTGAAAAAACCGTTGAAACCGGGCGACAAATTCCCGCTGACGCTGAAATTCAAAGGCGCGAAAGAGCAGACCGTGCAGGTTGAAGTCCGCGCCAACGCGGGCAGCCCCGGCGCGCACGGCGACCATGACCACGGCCATGCCCACTAA
- the frr gene encoding ribosome recycling factor produces MISDIQKTAESKMQRSLEVLKENLAKVRTGRAHTGLLEQVEVEYWGSMVPVSQVGNVTLLDARTIGVKPFESNMAAKIEKAIRDSNLGLNPASVGDLIRVPMPMLTEERRKDLIKVVRGEAEEGRVSIRNVRRDANDHIKKLLKDKEISEDEARRGEEAVQKLTDKYIAEADKILAAKEEDLMAV; encoded by the coding sequence ATGATTAGCGATATTCAGAAGACAGCCGAAAGCAAAATGCAGCGCTCGCTGGAAGTATTGAAGGAAAACCTCGCCAAAGTGCGTACCGGCCGCGCCCATACCGGCCTGCTTGAACAAGTGGAAGTGGAATACTGGGGCAGCATGGTGCCCGTGAGCCAGGTCGGCAACGTCACCCTTCTGGATGCGCGCACCATCGGCGTGAAGCCTTTTGAAAGCAATATGGCCGCCAAAATCGAAAAGGCCATCCGCGATTCCAATCTGGGCTTGAATCCCGCCTCTGTGGGCGACCTTATCCGCGTGCCCATGCCCATGCTCACCGAAGAGCGCCGCAAGGATTTGATTAAAGTCGTGCGCGGCGAAGCCGAAGAAGGCCGCGTTTCCATCCGCAACGTGCGCCGCGATGCCAACGACCACATCAAAAAGCTACTGAAAGACAAAGAAATCTCCGAAGACGAAGCACGTCGCGGCGAAGAGGCGGTGCAAAAGCTCACCGACAAATACATCGCCGAGGCCGACAAAATCCTTGCCGCCAAAGAAGAAGACCTGATGGCCGTGTAA
- a CDS encoding isoprenyl transferase: MKSSTQAIPEHRSVPRHIAVIMDGNGRWAKKRFLPRVMGHKKGLDALENLCAECSTAGVEYLTVFAFSTENWRRPQEEVGFLMGLFLQALQKQVRRMHEHNMRLKVIGDRSRFNAEIIVGIEAAENLTKDNTGLTLTIAADYGGRWDILQAANRLLAAGKQEIAEADLNAELMLGDAPEPDLFIRTGGEMRISNFLLWQMAYAELYFTDTLWPDFDKQAFQTAIASFQSRERRFGRTSEQLPQDQQRN, from the coding sequence GTGAAAAGCAGCACACAGGCCATACCGGAACACCGCAGCGTTCCCCGCCACATCGCCGTGATTATGGACGGCAACGGCCGCTGGGCGAAGAAACGTTTCCTGCCCCGCGTGATGGGGCACAAAAAAGGTTTGGACGCCCTGGAAAATCTGTGTGCCGAATGCTCGACGGCGGGTGTGGAATACCTGACCGTTTTCGCCTTTTCCACCGAAAACTGGCGCCGTCCGCAAGAGGAAGTCGGCTTTCTGATGGGGCTGTTTTTACAGGCGCTGCAAAAGCAGGTTCGGCGTATGCACGAACACAATATGCGCCTCAAAGTGATCGGCGACCGCAGCCGCTTTAATGCCGAAATCATCGTCGGCATCGAGGCCGCCGAAAACCTCACAAAGGACAATACCGGCCTTACGCTCACCATCGCCGCCGACTACGGCGGCCGCTGGGACATCCTCCAAGCCGCCAACCGCCTGCTGGCCGCAGGCAAACAGGAAATTGCGGAGGCCGACCTCAATGCCGAGCTGATGCTGGGCGATGCGCCCGAGCCCGATCTGTTCATCCGCACCGGCGGTGAAATGCGCATCAGCAATTTCCTTTTGTGGCAGATGGCCTATGCCGAACTTTATTTCACCGACACGCTGTGGCCCGATTTTGACAAACAGGCTTTTCAGACGGCTATAGCCTCCTTCCAAAGCCGCGAGCGCCGCTTCGGACGCACGTCCGAGCAGCTGCCGCAGGATCAGCAGAGAAATTAA
- a CDS encoding phosphatidate cytidylyltransferase → MLKQRIITALILLPIMLGMLFWASDILWAAFSALIALLALWEYARMAGINGKDRAPYLLASAVFMLLAVAGGWALPAVGWFAVLVFWLAVMPLWLKHKWKLAGGWRAYAAGWMLMMPFWFALVTLRPDGASVLPLLSVMGLVWVADIGAYFSGKAFGRRKLAPAISPGKSWEGVAGGLLAVLLYLSAVRAAGWLGFDASWPATMAAGAVLAAVSVCGDLLESLLKRAAGIKDSSNLLPGHGGVFDRTDSLIAVLSVYAAFVSLY, encoded by the coding sequence ATGTTGAAACAACGCATCATCACCGCCCTGATTCTGCTGCCCATCATGTTGGGCATGCTGTTTTGGGCTTCGGATATCCTGTGGGCGGCGTTTTCCGCGCTGATCGCCCTGCTTGCCCTGTGGGAATACGCCCGCATGGCGGGTATAAACGGCAAAGACCGCGCGCCCTATCTGCTGGCAAGCGCGGTGTTTATGTTGTTAGCGGTTGCAGGCGGCTGGGCGCTGCCCGCCGTGGGCTGGTTTGCCGTGCTGGTGTTCTGGCTGGCCGTGATGCCCCTGTGGCTGAAACACAAATGGAAACTCGCGGGCGGCTGGCGTGCCTATGCGGCAGGCTGGATGCTGATGATGCCGTTTTGGTTCGCTCTCGTGACCCTGCGCCCAGACGGCGCAAGCGTGCTGCCGCTGCTGTCGGTGATGGGTTTGGTGTGGGTGGCCGACATCGGCGCTTATTTTTCCGGCAAGGCTTTCGGCAGACGCAAGCTCGCGCCCGCCATCAGCCCTGGAAAAAGCTGGGAAGGTGTGGCTGGCGGTCTGCTGGCGGTGCTGCTTTACCTGAGCGCCGTCCGCGCGGCGGGCTGGCTCGGCTTTGACGCCTCGTGGCCTGCCACCATGGCGGCAGGTGCGGTGCTGGCCGCTGTCAGCGTATGCGGCGACCTGCTCGAAAGCCTGCTCAAACGCGCGGCGGGCATTAAAGACAGCAGCAATCTGCTGCCCGGCCACGGCGGCGTATTCGATCGCACCGACAGCCTGATTGCCGTATTGAGCGTATATGCCGCCTTTGTTTCGCTGTATTGA
- a CDS encoding SIMPL domain-containing protein (The SIMPL domain is named for its presence in mouse protein SIMPL (signalling molecule that associates with mouse pelle-like kinase). Bacterial member BP26, from Brucella, was shown to assemble into a channel-like structure, while YggE from E. coli has been associated with resistance to oxidative stress.) — translation MTDTHRQSSLPLLGALLAAGLMAAAFILGIQFKNFRQPGTITVKGLAEKNFQSDSATWRSGVALHGDSYQDVLDALASERKKLEDFLRKQGFEESEMQIGLPLVERVYQEIRNSDGEVVERKPNGYDGSLSITVNTKKLDKIQAAQTAIRNLRAKNEFIEFDNPQYLLGNLETIKRDLITQATEDAQKRAVEFAKTGGGKVGAMRSASQGSFNIYSDSGSSSDDDYGGTYDKSTVGKQVRLVVTIEYAID, via the coding sequence ATGACGGATACCCACCGCCAATCTTCGCTACCCCTGTTGGGCGCACTGCTTGCCGCCGGCCTGATGGCCGCTGCCTTCATACTCGGCATCCAGTTTAAAAACTTCCGCCAGCCCGGCACGATTACCGTCAAAGGCCTGGCCGAAAAAAACTTCCAATCCGACAGCGCCACCTGGCGCAGCGGCGTTGCGCTGCACGGCGACAGCTATCAGGACGTGTTGGACGCTCTGGCATCGGAGCGCAAAAAGCTGGAAGATTTTTTGAGAAAACAGGGTTTTGAAGAATCCGAAATGCAAATCGGCCTGCCCTTGGTCGAACGCGTCTATCAGGAAATCCGCAACAGCGACGGTGAAGTGGTCGAGCGCAAACCCAACGGCTACGACGGCAGCCTCTCCATTACCGTCAACACCAAAAAACTCGACAAAATCCAAGCCGCGCAAACCGCCATCCGCAACCTGCGGGCGAAAAACGAATTCATCGAATTCGACAACCCGCAATACCTGCTCGGCAACCTCGAAACCATCAAACGCGACTTGATTACCCAAGCCACTGAAGACGCGCAAAAACGTGCCGTAGAGTTTGCCAAAACCGGCGGCGGCAAAGTCGGTGCCATGCGCTCGGCTTCGCAGGGCTCGTTCAACATTTATTCCGACAGCGGCAGCAGCAGCGACGACGACTATGGCGGCACTTACGACAAATCCACCGTCGGCAAACAAGTCCGCCTTGTTGTCACCATCGAATACGCAATCGACTGA